GTATCAATTTCTATTGTTTAGTTTTGAGTTGCCGCCATTTTCGAATCGGCATGGCAACGTTGCCGTAGATGATGACGCAGAACCCGTTAAAATGACTTTAGAGCTAGAGCTTGAGATAGAACTTAAAAGAGAGAAGGAgaactttaataaacaaaagcCAAGTGGTCAATTAGATTACGAAAAGAtcctgaaaaaagaaaaagcgaAGCGTTTATGAGAGTGAAGGAGTGCGAGGTGAATATTTATCAATGGTTTATGAGTATTTAATGACCTTAAAACCGACCAGTGTAGAGGCCGAAAGGGCATTCTCAGCAGCCGGCTACATATGCAGTTCTGTGCGAAGCAGGTAGGAAGATATGACTatagataaaatttgttttctaaGGTTTTACTTTCAgagaattcaaaaaaagaagtagTCTCTTATCGTCAGACTTTAAACTGCTTAATTATtcaggactagcggacgcccgcgacttcgtccgcgtgaaagtcgttgtaaactttcaactacccctatcctaccctaccctaacctacctctaccctacccctaccctaccctatcccaaccctacccctaccctaccactaccctaccctacactacccctaccttacccctaccctaccctacccctaccctactcattaaggctgcacttctttatttattcctcccaccgcgagtcgcgtcgagcgcggcaaccgttacacaaaaataatccttaaagcatgaattagtattcacgcgcgatggcttagcgtatttcatgtataactttttgtttctttaccgatttttatgattctttttttattgaataggtaataatgttaactttcttattaagtaatttctttcttattaaagataagtgatgagtgttataaacataagagtagtcaaatataattagaaagctccgaactgctaagctatcgggagttacacgtgttattgtgagtcaaccataaaagatagacatatatatgctgttgtgtttttatagataattttaaggagaacatttccgtcatacatgatttctatgtagctttaaccattaaggctgtacacgcgatggaagcttaaaaaattgagtaccttctcccgttttctcaacatttctctccactgctctgctgctattgattgtagcgtaatgaaaagtatactataacctgcccaggagtatgtagaataattgtaccaagtttcattaaaatccgtccagtagtttttgtttctataaagaacatacagacagacagacagacagacagacagacagacagacagacagacagacagacagacaaaaattttactgattgcatttttggcatcagtatcgatcactaatcaccccctgatagttattttggaaatatatttcatgtacagaattgacctctctacagatttattataagtatagattaacgaGCGGAGAGAAGATTATTTCAaagctttttttgtttgatacaaTAAtactattgaaaattaaaatagtgtTATTGTTACGGTCcttttttaaaagaatgttaattaagttaattttaaaagaatttgtGAGACAGATTGCTTCTGATTAGCCGTCCTATCATTAAACATAAGCGTAATTAATAAGATAGTGCTTACTTAGAAACattatattaaatgttatatgaatataaggttatatgttttttatttaattttatgttgattattttgatctcaaattattaaaaaaccaaagCAAATTAATCTTTGAAATCTTCCACTCATTTGGTGATATCTCATATATCACCAAATGAGTAGAAGATTTCAAAGACTATCGTAAGaagtacaaattaataaaaaaagtcttaaaAATGTCGTCTTTTTATTTTCGTTCCACGTTTTGCTGGATCCGCGCTGGATCCAGCTGGATTCAGGTCAATCCAGCAAAAATTCCGCTGGATTGAAAACGCCGCTGGATTGCAATCCCTACTTAGCAGATCGCCGAAAGCCTCGTAGAGTTGCTGCGGAACCAATATAGGCTACGCGTTATTCCGATTGGTACTTATATACATAACGTCGCGTCGTCGCTACGGAACAACGTTATGTATGCCACAACTGCGTTGCGTACACGCACGACGTTACAGTGCAAGAGTCACAAGCTGACTCTAGTTAGCATaggctaataataaaaattaattatcaaataaGTTTTTCTCTTTCTTTAGTTAGACGATTCGACATTCCCAAAACTCCGCAAGATTGCAGAATGAAGTTGAGGGAGTATTTCTATAAGAACGCCTGCGTCACGGACTTACGTGTTATAGATATACTGGTTATCAAGGtcttgtttaaataattattatattagaataTTGATACCATTGACTTTGAGCATAACTTAGAATTGTTAATTAATGGCAAAAATCGAACGGTTTATATAGGTAAACTAGCGGGCGCTCGCGACTTCTCGACactttgggggtagaattgatcaaaatcctttcttagcggctGCCTACGTCATACCATCTACctacatgccaaatttcagcccgatcagTGGTTTGGGTTGGGCGTTGATaaatcactatgtcagtcagtcacctttgaattttatatatttagatatcatcatcatcaatatcaacccatattcggcttactgctgagctcgaggctccccatagaatgaaaggggttaggccaccacatggcccaatggggattggcagactttacacacgcagacaattaagaaaattctctaggtatgcaggtatctatataatatttaaaagaatactaacctaattctaaaattatttatttaaaaaacaaagttattctatatttgtctatttatattcgagttcagcagtgagccgaatatgagttgatggtGATGACAGTAACAACTTTTTATAACCtcattattgatacaagttgggaggagggtagtttatcagaAGTTGTTACtattactaaccagatgttttctTTACTGTTGAtgaattaatagttatacaatttaatgtCCACAatgccacaatgtcctacaaatatcgtggtacgttatctcgttcaacgctcagaaattttcatttcctggtaactcagttagctaccagaatcaagatttttcgtaaataaaaaagttgatcgtctcatcgagatgaagctactcacgaaaaattaacttgatagtaataagttgtaaaaaatgatctacggatccctgactaataatttataatttgcaaCCACAGTTCCCACGCCATTTCCTTTTCAGGGCTTCATGAATCTGAGGGAGATGACGGATAATTTCCAGCAAATGGGACACGTCATGGCCCACTGGCACCCGACACTTGAACCTAAACGATGCGATTTTATCGGCAAATTTCTAGCAAATGAAgattagtttctaaaaaaataagtctagattaaaagaaactaaatttttaataaaaagatgatTTACGAAGAGTacctaaataattttgttattaggaatttataaataaaacagtttattatacttacactttatttgtacaccacaaaacaacCAATAAAACTAAGATAAAATACAGAAGACGCAGACTACAAAAGGTGACCCGACGTCGTCGTTTCGCAGCGATTTGTTCTAGGAAACCATGTATTTAATTCGGAAAATAaatgtcattaaattaattttctgttGAATTTCATATAGGATGCTACCACCCAGGGTGCCACCAGAGATGTGTTACGCTACGCTTCTTTCCatataaaaacatatcttagttgaatccgtttccaccaATGCTTAACTATGTCAtatgtgcaccaatgaatagtggatatcaaacgcatccatagcaacgtagctTAGTAcatcttttgacggcctctgtggcgtagtggtatgcacggtggtcATTGGTTCGAtccggctgggcatattgaattttcttagttggtccaagtttggctggtgggaggcttcggccgcggctagttaccatcctaccggcaaagacgtatcgcagAGCGacttgcgttccggtacgatgtcgtgtagaaaccgaaaggagtgtggattttcatcctcctaacaagttagcccgcttccatcttagattgcatcatcaccatcaggtgagattgtagtcaagggctaacttgaaagaataaaaaagcacCCTTAAGTATTAGATGGATTGTTAatagagatgggccgagtactcggttgatactcggtactcggcgtactcggcggattttttgatactcgtactcggccgaataactcggtgggtgaatgccgagtatactttgtttaagaaaagcattatttaggtagatataattaaaacaacagtgttaatcaaaaagtatttattagtaatttagaaaatctttgaaaatctcgattaaatttaaataaaattaaaatgaaagttttaaaagagcaactgttgagtttctcgcCCTCTCTTCTTAACAGGAGACTGCGCCTTCCGAGCtgggtggtagagtcactacaaatagtcaaacttgacgtttcaaaagtgctcgtaaactaagcctacttgaaataaacaattttttacgcgcgcgaaattgaaatttgattgaaccgagctactcggccgagtactcggttgaaaaaaaatttaaccgagtaaaactcggtactcgttactcggcaaaagtgttactcggcgcatctctaattgttaataattatattgtgtgGGGCCACGTAGCTCCACTTACTACGGGCAGTGCTACAGAGACCTACGCTGCGCTACGTCTTGCACTTCTTTACCCTCTTTGAAATCTCAATAATAAGGCAGTAAACTGATTTCTATAGCCGTTATACTTTTATGCCGTTATACCTTTAAGCCTTCCTTAAGGAAAGACGAAAGGGTATATGGAGCTTAccccatgcggattggcggtTCATATTATCTTGTGctgctttccggtacgatgtcgtgtagaaaccgaaagtggtatagattttcatcctcctcctaccaagttagcccatcttagattgtagcATAACTTACCTGTAaaacttacttgtaaagaattgaaaataaatgtccTGAATGCAGAAGAAGCCGGTTGCTTCTATCTCTTTggcaatgtattttaattttacattgtgTGTACTCTTTCTTGTAATGCGTTACCTCTTGTGTTACTTACACATACATTATCGTTAGGTTCTCTCCTTCAATTTATCATATTCAATTAATCTTCTTAGTACTTAATCTTAATCTTAAACGTAAGTAACTACTTGTCCAAACTACCAAAGTAAGATAtagttataaaaagaaataagcaaaataataatatattttatttaattacgtaTACATCGGTATTATCCACATCACAATGCAGAATTTAACATAAAACTATTGCAAATAGATAATGAGTTGATATTAGGTATCTTTAGACTGTTGTAGAGTACCGACTCGAAAATCTATGGTTGTAGACCTGCAACGCCGATTTGGCTCCTGAAGTACTTAAAAGCTACGAAGTTACGTTCACACCAATACGCTTACAATTTTCTGTCTTAATTTTGCATTTGCCTTAAAGTGCCGCGGAAAAAACGAAAACGCCTAAGGATGATCGACGAAAAGATGAGAAATAGCCACATCGAAGCTTCAAActtaaatgtattattatgCTTACATTTCACTATTTAAATAAAGCTTGTTAAGACGGCAGGAAGTGACGCGCAGCTGTAAGcgaataaataaagtaaagcgATGTAATTACAACTTCtctgacaataataatttaactttcACAACCATACTATATTACCTACAGTATTTTATGGTAACCATACTTATTGACTATGTTAGGTAGGTTAAAGatgtaaatagaaataataataataatccatgACTTTTTACAAGTGTTTACTTATTTATCTACTTAACATgttgttttttgcaaatatagGACAATTCTTTTACGTAAATACATTTAGGGGGCATTACGAAAACAAGAAAAAATGGCAATGAagaatgattgttttttttacgtttAACATTCATCAATCGTGTATCATAGAAAAATACTATGATTACTCTGTACGGTAGGCTACTATAGAGTTTGGACTATTGGATAGaagttactttgcggaagttcatcatgattttataatgaatgatttatttattttgctatcatccgcgaaaattcggcgaacccatgcgacaacgtcacccaggtccgacaaaatactctctacgtacgtttcaccccgaaaccggagcatcctcaggagatgttgactctacaacgtgcaattgcacgttgtagagtcaacatctcggCCTTGGTGACggtgtcgcatgggttcgccgaattttcgcggatgatagcaaaataaataaatcattatataagtttGGACTATGGTCACAGCTATGGTGCTAATAACAGGTGTATTTTAATTAGCTACAGATTCAGCAtgcatgttatttattaaaaaaaaatgcttgaatatattataattgaatcaaattttaaataaagttttaggaaGTGTAGTTTTTGAAAGCAGATGGGATAAGGAAGACTGCTGATCTTGTAGTATGAAGTGGGTATATACAAGAGCAAAACATAATCTTAAAACTACTTAtgtaagtttttaatattttcagttaaaataaaactatccaaaaattgataataatgtttattgtaACATTTTGTTATATTGTAAATAGTTTTTCCATTACATTATCGTCATGTTTTTAATACTCTACTGTAACcatttttctttgtaattttctctggactgtttttttaaaaataaagttattattttattatataaaaaacgtttaatttttattaacaaagcCGTAACGTTAAATTGATTTCTTAGTTAATGAATATGTAACCATTTATAATTAAGACTGTAAATAATACTTGATCTAATTTGTATCAATAATATATTTGTGTCTTTTGTGATTTCGattgtacctatgtatttattttccaaGGAAATACTTtcgaatatttatataaaaatatacatggaAGTACGTTACTTTTAAGACAACAATTTACAGGTATACAGCTACATGCAACATAACATATTACATAGatacctaaaaatataattgggACGTACAATATTGACTCGGGAATTTAAGACaacaaaataaagaaatgtACGAGAAAGTAAGGTAACCTATCACTTATCCATGCACGACAAATGAAGCACTTATCTAACGTTAAGTACCTACATAGCTATCTGGataacctataaaaatatataattacattaacCTATTAATATTATGGACATTTATATCCAATTATAACTAAAAGTAAGTACTTAAAAGCCTAAACAAAACTACGGCGCTTCGCCGGCAAAACATGACAAAAGTCATATCAATCATCTTACGTCTATCCTATCTCATTACATCTAGTGAGGTCTTTCATCGCGTTTGAGGTACATTACAACAGCATCTTCACGAACTCTGGAAAAAGAAATACAAACAGTAttagtatacaatatacatataacgcCAACAATTTGTTATTACAAATAGGAATTCTGAACAATctatttgtgtatttattttaagccagattttcttaattttacgCTGAAAGCTTGTCattgtggctttggaaggtaagaGATAACAAAGGTCTAAACGTCATTCGTCCAAGTATGAATCAAGTAGGTAGCTATTAGTTCGGCATACCTTCATAGTCGCTCCGGCCGTCGTGTCGATGTCCCCGAGCGCCAGCACCTGGTTGAGCTGCGCGTCCGTCACCGGTTCGCCTATCATCTCGAGAGTTACGTAGGTAACTATTAGTCAGCTATACCTTCATAGTCGATCCGGCCGTCGCGGTCGATGTCCCCGAGCGCCAGCACCTGGTTGAGCTGCGCGTCCGTCACCGGTTCGCCTATCATCTCGAGCGCCGTCCGGAGCTCGTCTCGTGTTATGTAGCCGTTGTCGTCGCGGTCGAAAACCCTGATGAATTGATGCAAACATAATTATTAGGATCCTTATTTTAaaccagatatttttttacgaaGATGCATTTACGTCTTTTCTTTGTTTCCTTCATTGAAAAGACCAAGGGAAGGCTCAACCCTATTCCGAGCAATTTATTTGGTTTAACTTCGTCACTAGGcgaataaagataaaaaagcaCTGTAACTATCtattatgtagatatataaTAGATACTAAATAACAACAATATACTGAGTGTCCCGTAAtgaatggataaaacgcaaatgtaGAAAAATTTGATCCAAGGTTTTTCAACcttgatttgaattttgaaaaatccgaaaaaaataaatataacacccTATAAAATTTTCTAAGCTATTCAAATCAGTTTTAGATAATCtgccatttgcgttttatccattaattacgggacaccctgtataaacatGTTCATGTTGTGTTAAGAGGGTAAGTGAAGATAGACATTTACCGACGAGGTAAAGTGGACATGCcagctttttaattttgtaaatacctACTTGTAGCTTGGCAAAACCTAGATCTGTTCTTTTCAAAAAGTTCAATAGTTTTTAAACATACTTAAAGGCCGCGAGGAGGTCTCTCGTGATTTCTTCCTCTGAATCGCCTCCACTCGTACTGACATCCATTCCTTGCAGCGCTTGAATCTTCGTCACCCACTGCATGAATTCATTTTCATCAATTATCACACTTCCTGCAACAGAATGAAGGTTTAATTTtagttacaattatttatttttgctccGGCTGTTCGCTGTCAAGTTGCCAACCGGCTTCTTCACAGAATAGGTACACGTGATTTGCGAGACAGGAGTAACAACCGGTCTTTCTTAGAGGATTTTGTTCGGTATGATATTTTGGTAtggaataaaaatacataatactgCAATACCGCACTggtcaaatcaaattaaatcaaatcaatattcatctatttcaattagtttacaagctcttttgatacgtcaagtaataatattatacttaagataatggtgataataattagtcgaaaactaaaaattaaagtaacgagggtcccaaacgcgccttagtccgagaagagcccacaataaactcagccaggtttttcctTTGGGTCGAGCGGTCGAGAGGGCTATGTCAATATGGACATATCTGATATTGAGTATGATGATAGAAACAGAATATCTAAAGATGGCGAACTTTAGGTATAACCACCTCGGTGGGTAATTTAGCTTTTTTGTATATTCCAAGATTTCTCGTGACTttctattgttattgttattattatttaaagtgctaatcattactattatattactagctaaagccacgcggtttcacccgcgtggttcccgttggcgtaggaatatggggataatttatatatatcagcctatagctttcctcaataaatgggctatctaacactgaaagaatttttcaaatcggaccagtagttcctgagattagcgcgttcaatcaaccaaacaaacaaactcttcagctttataatattagtatagattgttgaATGTTTTAATTTGCAAACGTATTCCAAAATCATGACATAACGACTTTATGGTATCGAGTAGTATTTACGTATAAAACAAACCAAATTGTAACTTTCTATTTCTTagtcaatccgtattgggccagcgtggtggactattgacccttctcattgagaggagactcgagctgagcagtgagccgaataagggatAATATTGCTTACTTAGTACCTACCTGAGTTAACAAGACATGGTGATAAGTATTTCGTGCTAACTAAACGGAACCttaataaatgacggaattatcgctggacatacataaaaaaaacatacatacagccgaacgtagaacctcctccttttcggaagtcggttaaaaagaaaatgaatttacTATTTGAAGAAACAACCCgcttattatattcattattatattgacACAACTTTATAACACTTCAACAGTTGAGTCTCTGCCAAATGATGCTATAACAAACTTCGTAAATTAACTACAGTAGGTTTGTATACCATTTTAATATTGCACTCTTGCAGCTGTTACAGATAACTTGAAATGACAGATTGGACATAAAATgtttatgatatttaaatactacagaaacattaagtaaataaaaatctcCATTACtgccatcgatctcctattaaaaagtggatgcacaatcagcgaccaaaaaacgtccccacttaatgagtgccaaacacaacttcttggcactcaattcaagttgtcgcatttgcaaattcaaccttaaactctaaagattgaatttgctctgaatttggaacTATTGAATATTGGTATATTTAAaggtattattttctttaccaataattctaaaactgtcaaagcaaaattggcctttttaagtgaaattttctacatgattgtgcgtcccttattataagaggtcaatgattacTGCGTATTATAGTATGTTATAAATCATGTATGGGCAACCTTTGACATGTTGTGGGCCAAACTGTAGCATGCAAATACGTTCGCGGGCTGCGTTTAAAAGTAGTGAATTTTATGACTTTAAATCGCGTATAATATAAACGGATGCGAAATTGACAGTTCGTATAGTCTGGAGTAGTATTTCCAGTATTATACAGGAGTCTACGCGGGCacatcctttttttttaaatatagcattattttattatataatctaTGGCCCTAATGCGGCAGTCAATGAAAGGGGTGTCGTTAAAAGTTAATTATGGCGATAAAAAGGAAGTCATTACAGGCGTGATTTGACAGACTCTGATCGAGTGTGTTTACAGCTAATCATTATTCATTGGTAAGTACTTAGGTACTATATACTACAACAACAGGTTGTAGATACCCAATGTTACTGTTAGATTTACCTAGTTACCAATCTAAATTCTAAACCTACCAATAGACATGTATATAAATGGAAGCAGGGGCCGATTCAGCAGTTTTGCCGCTCCGGACAAAGATAAATTTTGCCGCCctttacaatttacatacaccaaaaatactttttttattttttatttgtatacctCTTGTTAcaatagtacctatttttttcattttgatttttttcatttcattccaaatttcatttcAGCTATAGTTTTTTGAGCTTAGtttgtaatgtaaaaatactaaactagttgaaagaaataaataagtctGCTGGGGAATAAGTCAATTTTGTCGCACTTCATTTTAGCCGCCCCTCATTTTAGCCGCTCTGGCAAATGCTTCGTTTGAACTATGACATGCTTTATTATACCTATCTATCTCTTTAATCATTCTATCTATTgatgaaaaccgcattaaaatgtATTGTGTCTACCTAAGCGTACAGACAGCGGTATGCGACTTTCTTTTTAATCAATTCGAAGTGCCTATGAGTTACGAGCTTACGTGTATCGTTAAGATTAGGAAAACGCAagcaataataatgataaaaacctCCTTCGATACCCTTTTACACCTTTTTAGTAAAATCTCAAACAAATCACTATTTCTCGCAATTTCTATATTATCAGTTTAATTATAGAACCTAGTCCAAAGTGAATAATTAGCTGTTTACCTGTAATTATAAGACACTACCCACATTTATACGAATCAATAGTGAAGTAAGTTGGAAAGTGACGTAACgagaaaatggaaaaattaaaatgccTGCACAAAATTTCAAGACGCGCATTGTTTtctcctacaacctcacaaaagaAACATACAAAGAAAATGTCGCTTTTCCAACTATAtccattgttttattttgtcatattgttttcaaaaaacacctccgttttatagaattagaaaaatgtctttttttaacttttacatttaaattatagtagaagatccgaattagaaacggtcttcacccatctgtttatatcaaaattaggaagttaaaaattaaccaaaattcattttattaaagaagaagaagttaaaaatatgttgCCTTAAAAACTCCTgaccaaactatcattaatgatcgttaatattggttaataatagttcgaccaggaaatttttaggtacctacctactcgcaatatattttttaacttactaaTTTGGTATAAAACACTTtacatccaataaacagatgggtgaaagTCGTTTCTAttacggatcttagactattattagtaaaactttctaaaaatcattttataaaaatttcataatGCATAAATAGTTACAAGCAATTGTTATCATACTTGTAGTATTAATAGCTAACAAAATACACGTGTCATTTGCTACCAATGATATCTTTAAGTAGGAAAACTTTGTgtttgagtttgttgtgggctcttctcggaccaaggcgcatttggaaccctcgtaactttaattttgagttttttactttttttaccactattaaatcatgacataacttgacgtttcaaaagttaaattttaaattttaaatttttggtatTTATGAATTTTCCAAACtggggcgaagtcgcgggctaaaGAGTAGAGTAGTAGactatagtaggtacttaatagtGGTAGCTATGTAAAAGTATCAGCaaaggcagtggcgtgcactttatagatgcaaaaatgcactgccctCCCCGTGGAGGTACTTACAAAACTGTATCggtgaaggaattttccattttgtacaatcgTTACAAataatgcttaccctagttaaaaaccttgtgcacgccactgaatatGTGGTAGACTATGGTAATGAAAAATCCAATTTAAAGCTACATACAAGCACTCTAGGGCTAGGCAATCAGTATAATCGCAGATTAGCATATTGCGATGGTAGATACGAGTAAAGCGGGTGGTAGGTTTCTGTGACGCGACGCGTCATTGCGTGCTAAGCATACTGCGTGGTAGGGGTACTGATGAGAATCAATT
This genomic stretch from Bicyclus anynana chromosome 14, ilBicAnyn1.1, whole genome shotgun sequence harbors:
- the LOC112052168 gene encoding calcium-binding protein E63-1 isoform X6; this translates as MATTSRSRRKDDEKKNKKKQSPVDDRPSVPSPSESMLQNLRTAFGLLDRDSDGHVTPAELQFMLRNLGIEVSDDLIADLIKDASKTGSVIIDENEFMQWVTKIQALQGMDVSTSGGDSEEEITRDLLAAFKVFDRDDNGYITRDELRTALEMIGEPVTDAQLNQVLALGDIDRDGRIDYEEFVKMLL
- the LOC112052168 gene encoding calcium-binding protein E63-1 isoform X5, which encodes MATTSRSRRKQDDEKKNKKKQSPVDDRPSVPSPSESMLQNLRTAFGLLDRDSDGHVTPAELQFMLRNLGIEVSDDLIADLIKDASKTGSVIIDENEFMQWVTKIQALQGMDVSTSGGDSEEEITRDLLAAFKVFDRDDNGYITRDELRTALEMIGEPVTDAQLNQVLALGDIDRDGRIDYEEFVKMLL
- the LOC112052193 gene encoding NADH dehydrogenase [ubiquinone] 1 alpha subcomplex subunit 6-like: MAARESARGGYKITKPILSGDYCEAHRRVMGLYRAYFRYLPYVVRRFDIPKTPQDCRMKLREYFYKNACVTDLRVIDILVIKGFMNLREMTDNFQQMGHVMAHWHPTLEPKRCDFIGKFLANED